One region of Pseudomonas alvandae genomic DNA includes:
- a CDS encoding NAD(P)/FAD-dependent oxidoreductase, with translation MSVDIECVVVGAGTVGLAVAREMAQAGHEVLVIEAGDAIGTGISARNSEVIHAGLYYPPGSLKAQLCVEGRRRLYEYCDSHGVETRRLGKLIVAKDQAQLAGLETLLARGLLNGVDDLRLLDRKQAQALEPELSCVGALYSPSTGIVDVHALMLALQGDAEAAGANVVFRTPLLEARVIDEGFSLVLGGTAQMTLSCRQLINAAGLQAPALARRIEGLDRHWVPDEYLCKGNYFQLSGRAPFRHLVYPAPEAAGLGIHMTLDLAGQARFGPDTEWVDTEDYRVDPARAEAFYQAIRNYWPGLPDQSLQPAYSGIRPKISAPGEPARDFLISAAAEHGIPGLINLFGIESPGLTSCLALAERVRQQIDNT, from the coding sequence TTGAGCGTCGATATCGAGTGCGTAGTGGTCGGCGCAGGCACCGTCGGCCTGGCCGTGGCGCGGGAGATGGCACAGGCCGGGCATGAAGTGCTGGTGATCGAAGCAGGCGATGCCATCGGCACGGGCATCAGTGCGCGCAATTCCGAAGTGATCCATGCCGGGCTTTATTACCCGCCCGGCAGCCTCAAGGCGCAGTTGTGCGTCGAGGGGCGGCGACGGTTGTATGAGTATTGCGACAGCCACGGCGTCGAGACTCGCCGGCTGGGCAAGCTGATCGTGGCCAAGGATCAGGCACAGTTGGCCGGGCTTGAGACGCTGCTGGCGCGCGGCCTGCTCAACGGCGTCGACGATCTGCGTCTGCTCGATCGAAAGCAGGCACAGGCGCTGGAACCGGAGCTGTCCTGTGTCGGCGCGTTGTACTCGCCCTCTACCGGAATCGTTGACGTCCATGCCTTGATGCTGGCGCTGCAGGGCGATGCCGAGGCGGCCGGCGCCAACGTGGTGTTTCGCACGCCCTTGCTGGAGGCCCGGGTTATCGACGAGGGCTTCAGCCTGGTGTTGGGCGGCACGGCGCAGATGACATTGTCCTGCCGGCAATTGATCAACGCCGCCGGCCTCCAGGCCCCTGCCCTCGCCCGCCGGATCGAAGGCCTCGACCGGCATTGGGTGCCTGATGAATACCTGTGCAAGGGCAACTACTTCCAACTGTCCGGGCGGGCGCCGTTCCGCCATCTGGTCTACCCCGCGCCGGAAGCGGCCGGCCTGGGCATTCACATGACCCTCGACCTGGCCGGCCAGGCGCGCTTCGGTCCTGACACCGAATGGGTCGATACGGAAGATTACCGAGTGGATCCGGCTCGAGCCGAAGCCTTTTACCAGGCCATTCGAAATTACTGGCCAGGCCTGCCCGATCAGAGCCTGCAACCGGCCTACAGCGGGATCCGCCCGAAAATTTCCGCACCGGGGGAACCGGCTCGGGACTTTCTGATCAGCGCTGCCGCCGAGC
- a CDS encoding CopG family ribbon-helix-helix protein — translation MTTTAKTRSVTAHVPVHLAEKVDLMAERLERSRNWIVKQALSAWIDQEEERSRLTHEALADVDAGRVIDHQAVQAWADSLSTDAPLPVPR, via the coding sequence ATGACTACCACTGCGAAGACCCGATCGGTCACGGCTCATGTCCCGGTCCACCTGGCCGAGAAAGTCGACCTGATGGCCGAGCGACTCGAGCGCTCCAGGAATTGGATCGTCAAACAGGCGTTATCTGCCTGGATCGACCAGGAGGAGGAGCGAAGCCGGCTGACCCATGAAGCGTTGGCGGACGTGGACGCTGGCCGAGTAATTGACCATCAGGCTGTCCAGGCTTGGGCCGACAGTCTCAGCACCGACGCCCCGTTACCGGTACCGCGCTGA
- the nuoN gene encoding NADH-quinone oxidoreductase subunit NuoN → MEFTIQHFIALAPLLITSATIIVVMLAIAWRRNHAQTFLLSVAGLNLALLSILPALKVAPLAVTPLIQIDSFACLYMALILVATLACVTLAHAYLGDGGSGYPGNREELYLLILMAAAGGLVLVSAQHLASLFIGLELLSVPVYGLVAYAFFNKRSLEAGIKYMVLSAAGSAFLLFGMALLYAEAGTLSFVGIGQALAATGLPSPIAQLGLGMMLIGLAFKLSLVPFHLWTPDVYEGAPAPVAAFLATASKVAVFAVMVRLFQISPVASSGVLSNVLTIIAIASILFGNLLALTQSNLKRLLGYSSIAHFGYLLIALIASKGLAVEAIGVYLVTYVITSLGAFGVITLMSSPYNGRDADALYEYRGLFWRRPYLTAVLTVMMLSLAGIPLTAGFIGKFYIIATGVEAHQWWLVGSLVLGSAIGVFYYLRVMVTLYLMEPNLRRHDAELHWEQKAGGVMLLAIAILAFFLGVYPQPLLTLVQQAGLTG, encoded by the coding sequence ATGGAATTCACGATTCAACACTTTATCGCGCTTGCGCCGCTGTTGATCACCAGCGCCACGATCATCGTGGTGATGCTGGCGATCGCCTGGCGCCGCAATCACGCACAGACCTTCCTGCTGTCGGTGGCGGGGCTGAACCTGGCCTTGCTGTCGATTCTGCCGGCCCTGAAAGTCGCGCCATTGGCGGTCACGCCGCTGATCCAGATCGACAGCTTCGCGTGCCTGTACATGGCGCTGATCCTCGTCGCCACCCTCGCCTGCGTCACCCTCGCCCACGCCTACCTGGGTGATGGCGGTTCGGGTTACCCGGGCAACCGCGAAGAACTGTACCTGCTGATCCTGATGGCCGCCGCCGGTGGCCTGGTCCTGGTCAGCGCGCAGCACCTGGCCAGCCTGTTCATCGGCCTGGAGCTGCTGTCGGTGCCGGTCTACGGCCTGGTGGCCTACGCCTTCTTCAACAAGCGCTCGCTGGAAGCCGGCATCAAGTACATGGTGCTGTCGGCGGCCGGTTCCGCGTTCCTGTTGTTCGGCATGGCCCTGCTCTACGCCGAAGCCGGCACCCTGAGCTTCGTCGGCATCGGCCAGGCCCTGGCGGCCACCGGCCTGCCTAGCCCGATCGCGCAACTGGGCCTGGGCATGATGCTGATCGGCCTGGCGTTCAAGCTGTCGCTGGTTCCGTTCCACCTGTGGACCCCGGACGTGTACGAAGGCGCCCCGGCGCCCGTGGCGGCGTTCCTCGCCACCGCGTCGAAAGTGGCGGTGTTCGCGGTCATGGTGCGGCTGTTCCAGATCTCGCCAGTGGCGAGCAGCGGCGTGCTGAGCAACGTGCTGACCATCATCGCCATCGCGTCGATCCTGTTCGGTAACCTGCTGGCACTGACCCAGAGCAACCTCAAGCGTCTGCTGGGTTACTCGTCCATCGCCCACTTCGGCTACCTGCTGATCGCCCTGATCGCCAGCAAGGGCCTGGCCGTGGAAGCCATCGGCGTGTACCTGGTCACCTACGTGATCACCAGCCTCGGCGCCTTCGGCGTGATCACCCTGATGTCCTCGCCGTACAACGGCCGCGACGCCGACGCCCTGTACGAATACCGCGGCCTGTTCTGGCGCCGTCCGTACCTGACCGCCGTGCTGACCGTGATGATGCTGTCCCTGGCCGGCATCCCGCTGACCGCCGGCTTCATCGGCAAGTTCTACATCATCGCCACCGGCGTCGAGGCTCACCAATGGTGGCTGGTCGGCTCCCTGGTGCTGGGCAGTGCCATCGGCGTGTTCTACTACCTGCGCGTCATGGTCACCCTGTACCTGATGGAACCGAACCTGCGTCGCCACGATGCCGAGTTGCACTGGGAACAAAAGGCAGGCGGCGTGATGCTGCTGGCTATCGCCATCCTGGCGTTCTTCCTCGGTGTGTATCCGCAGCCGTTGCTGACCTTGGTTCAGCAGGCTGGGTTGACCGGCTGA
- a CDS encoding type II toxin-antitoxin system RelE/ParE family toxin, with protein MELKWTSKALSDIARLYEFLASVNQPAAARTVQQLTAAPSSLLVNPRIGERLEEFEPRDVRRIQVGHYEMRYEIVGSTLYLLRLWHTREDR; from the coding sequence ATGGAGTTGAAGTGGACCAGCAAGGCGCTTTCCGACATTGCTCGACTTTATGAGTTTCTGGCTTCGGTAAATCAACCCGCCGCCGCGCGGACCGTGCAACAACTCACGGCAGCGCCCAGCTCTCTGCTGGTTAACCCGCGAATTGGTGAACGCCTGGAAGAGTTCGAACCTCGAGACGTACGCAGAATTCAGGTCGGCCATTACGAAATGCGCTATGAAATAGTCGGTTCTACCCTTTACCTGCTACGCCTTTGGCACACCCGTGAGGATCGATGA